A portion of the Pseudarthrobacter defluvii genome contains these proteins:
- the dnaG gene encoding DNA primase, with protein MAGLIKREDIDEVRQRTDIKEVVDGYVTLKGAGLGTFKGLCPFHDERSPSFTVRPQVGRYHCFGCGEDGDVIAFVQKQDHSSFQEAVEKLAARIGYELRYEDGGTGPNREEVGRRQRLLDAHKIADEFFRAQLLTPGAAEARNFLFGRGFDRAAAEHFGCGYAPQGWDALLKHLRGRGFTDAELKLTGMFSEGNRGIYDRFRGRLIWPIKDMAGDTIGFGARKLYEDDQGPKYLNTPETTLYKKSQVLYGIDLAKKSIAKDRQLVVVEGYTDVMACHLAGITTAVATCGTAFGTEHIKIARRLLSDDGTGGEVVFTFDGDAAGQKAALRAFEEDQRFTAQTFVAVEPTGADPCDLRLSRGDEAVHALIQSRRPLFEFAIRTTLKQFNLDTVEGRVQGLKASVPVVAAIRDGSTRTGYCQALTGWLGMPDPNEVLRLVNAEVKNAAKRGDAGGPAGQGTSNRGQQQRGSGHEGRGYEGQTGTAPAGGPGVAAGPSSGAVPSFHRPDPRDPVASMERQALEVALQQPALLAGEVWDRFAAARFSTPAFQAVHDAMRATGPGLVGDPVRWVEHVMHEVPEPLRPLVSELSVVPLPAHTEEAVLKYCRDILSRLFELQITRVKADKMGQLQRLDATADPETYQRLNRELMMLEMERRALRAEA; from the coding sequence GTGGCTGGGCTGATCAAACGTGAAGATATCGATGAAGTACGCCAGCGCACGGACATCAAGGAAGTTGTTGACGGCTACGTGACGCTCAAGGGCGCCGGGCTGGGCACCTTCAAGGGTCTGTGCCCCTTCCACGACGAGCGCTCGCCGTCCTTCACCGTCCGTCCCCAGGTGGGCCGGTACCACTGTTTCGGCTGTGGCGAGGACGGCGACGTCATCGCCTTCGTGCAAAAGCAGGACCACAGCTCCTTCCAGGAAGCCGTGGAAAAGCTCGCTGCCCGGATCGGCTACGAGCTCCGGTATGAGGATGGCGGGACCGGACCCAACCGCGAGGAAGTGGGCCGGCGCCAGCGGCTGCTTGACGCGCACAAGATCGCCGACGAGTTCTTCCGCGCCCAACTGCTCACCCCCGGTGCGGCGGAGGCCCGGAACTTCCTGTTCGGCCGGGGTTTCGACAGGGCTGCCGCCGAACACTTTGGCTGCGGCTACGCTCCGCAGGGCTGGGACGCGCTCCTGAAGCACCTTCGCGGCCGTGGCTTCACCGATGCCGAGCTCAAGCTCACCGGCATGTTCAGCGAAGGAAACCGGGGCATCTACGACCGCTTCCGCGGCCGCCTCATCTGGCCCATCAAGGACATGGCCGGCGACACCATCGGCTTCGGCGCCCGCAAGCTCTACGAGGACGACCAGGGCCCCAAATACCTCAACACCCCGGAGACCACGCTCTACAAGAAGTCCCAGGTCCTTTACGGCATCGACCTGGCCAAGAAGAGCATCGCAAAGGACCGCCAGCTGGTGGTGGTGGAGGGCTACACGGACGTGATGGCCTGCCACCTTGCAGGAATCACGACGGCGGTGGCCACCTGCGGCACGGCGTTCGGCACCGAACACATCAAGATCGCCCGGCGGCTTTTGTCCGACGACGGCACCGGGGGAGAAGTGGTGTTCACCTTCGACGGCGACGCCGCCGGGCAGAAGGCAGCACTGCGCGCCTTCGAAGAGGACCAGCGGTTCACCGCCCAGACCTTCGTGGCCGTGGAACCCACTGGAGCCGATCCCTGCGACCTCCGGCTCAGCAGGGGGGACGAGGCCGTACACGCCCTGATCCAGTCCCGGCGGCCCCTGTTCGAGTTCGCCATCCGCACCACCCTGAAGCAGTTCAACCTGGACACCGTGGAAGGCCGCGTCCAGGGCCTGAAGGCTTCCGTGCCGGTGGTGGCGGCCATCCGCGACGGCTCCACCCGGACCGGATACTGCCAGGCCCTGACCGGCTGGCTGGGCATGCCCGACCCGAACGAAGTCCTGCGCCTGGTCAACGCCGAGGTGAAAAACGCAGCGAAGCGGGGGGACGCGGGAGGTCCCGCGGGCCAGGGCACGTCCAACCGTGGACAGCAGCAGCGCGGCTCTGGCCACGAGGGCAGGGGGTACGAGGGCCAAACCGGCACCGCACCTGCCGGCGGACCCGGCGTAGCTGCCGGGCCGTCGTCGGGCGCTGTTCCTTCCTTCCACCGTCCCGACCCGCGCGACCCCGTGGCCTCCATGGAACGGCAGGCGCTGGAGGTGGCCCTGCAGCAGCCGGCCCTGCTGGCGGGCGAGGTTTGGGACCGGTTCGCCGCCGCCCGCTTCTCCACCCCTGCCTTCCAGGCGGTGCACGACGCCATGCGCGCCACTGGGCCGGGACTGGTGGGTGATCCGGTGCGCTGGGTGGAACACGTCATGCACGAGGTCCCGGAGCCGCTCCGGCCGCTGGTGTCGGAGCTGTCGGTGGTGCCGCTTCCTGCCCATACGGAGGAGGCGGTGCTGAAGTACTGCCGCGACATCCTGTCCCGGCTGTTCGAACTCCAGATCACCCGGGTCAAGGCGGACAAGATGGGCCAGCTGCAGCGCCTCGACGCCACAGCGGACCCGGAGACGTACCAGCGGCTCAACCGCGAACTCATGATGCTGGAAATGGAACGCCGGGCCCTGCGGGCCGAGGCGTAG
- a CDS encoding glycine zipper 2TM domain-containing protein, whose translation MTPRPHRNGRGLFLGAVLGAVVGYFAGRAVGNPAWGIILGTLAGAALLYRVNPGRRNRR comes from the coding sequence ATGACCCCCAGACCGCACCGTAATGGAAGGGGACTCTTCCTCGGGGCGGTGCTTGGCGCCGTCGTCGGCTATTTTGCCGGCCGTGCCGTGGGCAACCCCGCCTGGGGCATCATTCTGGGAACGCTGGCGGGTGCCGCGCTCCTGTACCGGGTGAATCCGGGCCGCCGCAACCGCCGCTGA
- a CDS encoding multidrug effflux MFS transporter — protein MSVTNPPNPGDLLSRRRKLLYILLLGALTALGPFTIDLYLPAFPALEASLGVTEAQVQLTLAGTTVGFAFGQLVVGPFSDKFGRRTPLILATALHIAASLGAALSTDIATLGVFRVLMGVGAAGGGVVAMAMVRDLFSGYAMVRMFSRMALVNGLAPILAPVIGSQLLLVMPWPGIFVFLAAYGTLVIVAALLLVRETLPPEKRGQSGMTARQRYKALFSDRIFVGLLMVAGFNFGGLFTYLSASPFLFQDVFGFSAQQYGLLFGINSLGIVAGVQTSSRLIRIVPPQWILAAATAWMFLMALLIVVFDQLGLGLWGVMVPLWFYILGTGFMFPCVQVLALASHASQAGTAASLLGAATFLMAGLISPVVGWVGITSAAPMGAVQAACILVAIGALWLVVRPRTVPSIH, from the coding sequence TTGTCCGTGACCAATCCCCCCAATCCGGGCGACTTGCTCAGCCGCCGCCGCAAGCTCCTCTACATCCTCCTCCTGGGCGCCTTGACGGCCCTTGGCCCATTCACCATCGACCTGTACCTGCCGGCCTTCCCCGCGCTGGAGGCAAGCCTGGGGGTGACCGAGGCGCAGGTCCAGCTCACCCTGGCGGGCACCACTGTCGGTTTTGCGTTCGGCCAGCTGGTGGTAGGGCCCTTCAGTGACAAGTTCGGGCGCCGAACCCCGCTGATCCTTGCCACCGCGTTGCACATTGCCGCGTCCCTGGGTGCCGCCCTGTCCACTGACATCGCCACACTGGGGGTGTTCCGTGTCCTGATGGGTGTGGGCGCAGCCGGCGGCGGCGTGGTGGCCATGGCCATGGTGCGCGACCTGTTCTCCGGGTATGCCATGGTGCGGATGTTCTCGCGGATGGCCCTGGTCAACGGCCTGGCTCCCATCCTGGCCCCGGTGATTGGCTCACAACTGCTCCTGGTGATGCCGTGGCCCGGCATCTTCGTGTTCCTGGCCGCGTACGGGACTCTGGTCATCGTGGCCGCCCTGCTCCTGGTGCGCGAAACGCTTCCGCCGGAGAAGCGGGGCCAGAGCGGCATGACGGCCAGGCAGCGCTACAAGGCGCTCTTCAGCGACCGGATCTTCGTGGGGCTGCTCATGGTGGCCGGCTTCAATTTCGGCGGCCTCTTCACGTACCTGTCGGCCTCCCCGTTCCTGTTCCAGGACGTCTTCGGGTTTTCGGCCCAGCAGTACGGACTGCTCTTCGGCATCAACTCCCTGGGCATCGTGGCAGGCGTGCAGACCAGTTCACGGCTGATCAGGATTGTCCCGCCGCAATGGATCCTGGCCGCCGCCACGGCATGGATGTTCCTGATGGCCCTGCTGATCGTGGTCTTCGACCAGCTGGGCCTGGGGCTGTGGGGTGTCATGGTGCCGCTCTGGTTCTACATCCTGGGCACCGGCTTCATGTTCCCCTGCGTCCAGGTGCTGGCCCTGGCAAGCCACGCCTCCCAGGCGGGAACCGCGGCATCCCTCCTCGGCGCGGCCACGTTCCTCATGGCCGGGCTGATCTCCCCCGTAGTGGGGTGGGTGGGCATCACCAGCGCCGCGCCCATGGGGGCCGTCCAGGCGGCATGCATCCTGGTGGCCATTGGCGCCCTGTGGCTGGTGGTCCGGCCGCGCACGGTACCCTCGATCCACTGA
- a CDS encoding phage holin family protein, with protein MSGRHSGRTSPGLRITALPGTARLLFRLAPRQLNDEIAFAKIELKRKGIQVGVAAAFFAVALLFLAFLVVGLIVAAIMGLATIMPAWLAALLVSAAFLLIALIGGLIGLARFKKAMPLMPEETIRGIRHDIGVAREGSAFNPAILDPESPEAKAAKAAKAEAAAKAKAEKEAKAAREQQEFPHASEPELARRLSQRRHHLTEVRDDLGTELDFKTQARYLLAAAQVKAREGQVLAQHGVDAAGERFAALSGSADLSRRWKPLAAFVAAGTVMVVLLRRLFRAN; from the coding sequence ATGAGCGGACGTCACAGCGGGCGTACCAGCCCGGGATTGCGTATCACTGCACTGCCTGGAACGGCAAGACTCCTTTTCCGGTTGGCCCCCCGCCAGCTCAACGACGAGATCGCCTTCGCCAAGATCGAACTCAAGCGCAAGGGCATCCAGGTGGGGGTGGCCGCCGCCTTCTTCGCGGTGGCGCTTCTCTTCCTGGCGTTCCTGGTGGTCGGCCTGATCGTGGCGGCAATCATGGGACTGGCCACCATCATGCCCGCCTGGCTGGCAGCCCTCCTGGTCTCCGCAGCCTTCCTGCTGATAGCCCTCATCGGCGGGCTGATTGGCCTCGCGAGGTTCAAGAAGGCCATGCCGCTGATGCCCGAGGAAACCATCCGTGGCATCAGGCACGATATCGGCGTTGCCCGGGAAGGCTCCGCCTTCAACCCCGCCATCCTGGACCCGGAGAGTCCCGAGGCGAAGGCTGCGAAGGCGGCCAAAGCCGAGGCCGCTGCCAAGGCAAAGGCCGAAAAGGAAGCAAAGGCCGCCCGCGAGCAGCAGGAGTTCCCGCACGCGTCCGAACCCGAGCTGGCACGCCGCCTGAGCCAGCGGAGGCACCACCTCACCGAAGTCCGCGACGACCTCGGTACCGAGCTGGACTTCAAAACCCAGGCCCGCTACCTGCTGGCCGCCGCACAAGTCAAGGCGCGCGAAGGCCAGGTGCTGGCGCAGCACGGCGTGGACGCAGCGGGCGAACGGTTCGCGGCGTTGTCCGGCTCCGCGGACCTGTCCAGGCGATGGAAGCCGCTGGCCGCCTTCGTCGCGGCAGGCACGGTCATGGTGGTCCTCCTGCGCAGGCTTTTCCGCGCCAACTAG
- a CDS encoding CDP-alcohol phosphatidyltransferase family protein, with product MKFIGAGARPGRPQVDHDRVATIPNLLTVVRFMGVPLFMWLVLAQKEYGAGVIVLAVMAGTDWIDGYIARRFDQASKLGRVLDPIADRLALLAVAFTLVIAGVVHWLYLAALVVPDAVLLALTLSFFHGHPDLPVSVVGKVRTGLLLLGTPLLVLSRLDTGVSDQLLIAAWVVLGLGLIGHWIAAYNYFWAILRKGRELKQHDGGNG from the coding sequence GTGAAGTTCATTGGTGCAGGCGCCCGCCCCGGCCGTCCCCAGGTGGACCATGACCGCGTGGCCACCATCCCCAACCTGCTCACCGTGGTGCGGTTCATGGGCGTTCCGCTTTTCATGTGGCTCGTCCTGGCCCAAAAGGAATACGGCGCCGGCGTGATCGTCCTGGCCGTCATGGCAGGCACGGACTGGATCGACGGCTACATTGCCCGGCGCTTCGACCAGGCCTCCAAGCTCGGCAGGGTCCTCGACCCCATCGCTGACCGGCTGGCTCTGCTGGCCGTGGCGTTTACCCTAGTGATTGCCGGCGTCGTGCATTGGCTCTACCTGGCCGCGCTTGTGGTGCCCGATGCCGTGTTGCTGGCCCTGACGCTCTCCTTCTTCCATGGCCACCCGGACCTCCCTGTCAGCGTGGTGGGCAAGGTGCGCACCGGGCTGCTGCTCCTGGGCACCCCGCTGCTGGTCCTCTCCCGCCTGGATACCGGCGTCTCGGACCAACTCCTTATCGCTGCCTGGGTGGTGTTGGGCCTGGGCCTGATCGGCCACTGGATTGCGGCCTACAACTACTTCTGGGCCATCCTGCGAAAGGGCAGGGAACTGAAACAGCACGACGGCGGGAACGGCTGA
- a CDS encoding DMT family transporter, producing the protein MVWLAVGLAVLGAFCLALGAQRQGSAVKADTGGLALSSNGFLRLLRNPRWMFGLLLLCTGMAMNAVALVSAPLTVIQPIGAIALVITTVVNARDQDLTINRATAVSIGACVTGSALFVLLAVNVTQESHHVSPEDELTIVLLLALAVGLFGTLAVTFKHRMNAFIYILGAGILFGFVAVLTRIIGKHLLDPNGLFLLNVQWYSVVAIIAAGGLGSWFVQSAYSTGPPDLVIAGLTVVDPMVGIAIGIIILGELRPDVHAVMAIAMGTAACLAIVGVIALSRHHPEVTKRKKDARKATGRPSH; encoded by the coding sequence ATGGTGTGGCTTGCCGTCGGCCTGGCGGTGCTTGGTGCGTTCTGCCTCGCCCTGGGTGCCCAGCGCCAGGGCAGCGCCGTCAAAGCCGACACCGGCGGACTTGCCCTGAGTTCCAACGGCTTCCTGCGCCTGCTCCGCAATCCCCGGTGGATGTTCGGACTCCTGCTGCTCTGCACCGGGATGGCCATGAACGCCGTGGCTTTGGTGTCCGCACCGCTCACGGTGATCCAGCCCATCGGCGCCATCGCCCTGGTGATCACCACCGTGGTCAACGCCCGCGACCAGGACCTGACCATCAACCGCGCCACCGCCGTCTCCATCGGCGCCTGCGTCACCGGCTCGGCACTCTTTGTCCTCCTGGCGGTCAACGTCACGCAGGAAAGCCACCATGTCAGCCCCGAGGACGAGCTCACCATCGTCCTGCTGCTGGCCCTGGCTGTGGGGCTGTTCGGCACGCTGGCAGTGACGTTCAAGCACCGCATGAACGCCTTCATCTACATCCTGGGCGCCGGCATCCTCTTCGGCTTCGTGGCGGTCCTCACCCGGATCATCGGCAAACACCTCCTGGACCCCAACGGCCTCTTCCTGCTCAATGTCCAGTGGTACTCCGTGGTGGCCATCATTGCGGCCGGCGGCCTGGGCTCGTGGTTCGTGCAAAGCGCGTACTCCACGGGGCCGCCCGACCTGGTCATCGCCGGACTCACTGTGGTGGACCCGATGGTGGGCATTGCCATCGGCATCATCATCCTGGGCGAACTGCGTCCAGACGTCCATGCGGTCATGGCAATTGCGATGGGAACGGCTGCGTGCCTTGCTATCGTTGGGGTTATCGCCCTTTCCCGGCACCACCCGGAGGTCACCAAGCGCAAGAAGGATGCGCGGAAGGCCACCGGCAGGCCGTCCCACTAG
- a CDS encoding glycosyltransferase, translating into MTTPADQRPLTILIAADTYPPDVNGAAQFGYRLAKGMTARGHNVHVLASRDSKGKSFTEFREEATVHRLRSHKAFTHESFRLCFPWEIKKEISLLFDRVKPDVVHIQSHYMIGEHVLYEAVKRGVRIIATNHFMPENLNPFLPFPQWFKDIIGRVSWKDMGKVMGQADVVTTPTPLAARAMHEHAFLRKVLPLSNGIDSAAYELQPGEHIEPHAHPTVLFAGRLAEEKHVDVLIQAIGKTPPELNVHLEIVGGGEVRPALEDLVRRLGLTNRVKFLGLASDDELRTAYIRADLFCMPGTAELQSLVTLEAMSASTPVVLADAMALPHLVRDGENGYLFTPNDSDDLAKKITQVLELPKDQQQAMGRASRHMVEPHSIQGTLQTFEDLYRGATYEDKVV; encoded by the coding sequence ATGACCACGCCAGCCGACCAGCGTCCCCTGACCATCCTCATTGCCGCCGACACCTATCCGCCGGACGTCAATGGTGCTGCCCAGTTCGGATACCGCCTGGCGAAGGGCATGACTGCCCGCGGCCACAACGTCCATGTCCTGGCCTCCCGCGACAGCAAGGGAAAGAGCTTCACCGAGTTCCGCGAGGAAGCAACCGTGCACCGGCTCCGCTCGCACAAGGCGTTCACCCATGAGAGCTTCCGCCTCTGCTTCCCTTGGGAAATCAAGAAGGAAATCAGCCTCCTCTTTGACCGCGTGAAGCCCGACGTCGTGCACATCCAGAGCCACTACATGATTGGCGAGCACGTGCTCTACGAAGCCGTGAAACGCGGCGTCCGGATCATCGCCACCAACCACTTCATGCCCGAAAACCTCAACCCCTTCCTGCCGTTCCCGCAGTGGTTCAAGGACATCATCGGGCGGGTCTCCTGGAAGGACATGGGCAAGGTCATGGGCCAGGCGGACGTGGTGACAACCCCCACGCCGCTTGCCGCCCGGGCCATGCACGAACACGCTTTCCTGCGGAAGGTGCTCCCGCTGTCCAACGGGATCGATTCCGCCGCCTACGAGCTGCAGCCCGGCGAGCACATCGAGCCGCATGCCCACCCCACCGTCCTGTTCGCCGGGCGGCTTGCGGAGGAAAAGCACGTGGACGTGCTCATCCAGGCCATCGGCAAGACGCCGCCGGAGCTGAACGTTCATCTGGAGATCGTGGGCGGGGGAGAGGTGCGCCCTGCCCTGGAGGACCTGGTACGGCGGCTGGGACTCACCAACCGGGTCAAATTCCTGGGCCTTGCCAGCGACGACGAACTGCGCACCGCCTATATCCGGGCGGACCTGTTCTGCATGCCCGGAACGGCTGAGCTGCAGTCCCTGGTCACCCTGGAAGCCATGTCCGCCTCCACCCCCGTGGTCCTGGCCGACGCCATGGCCCTGCCGCATCTGGTGCGCGACGGCGAGAACGGCTACCTTTTCACGCCCAACGACAGTGACGACCTCGCCAAGAAGATCACCCAGGTCCTGGAGCTTCCCAAGGACCAGCAGCAGGCCATGGGCCGGGCCAGCCGCCACATGGTGGAACCGCACAGCATCCAGGGAACGCTGCAGACCTTCGAGGACCTGTACCGCGGCGCCACGTACGAGGACAAGGTGGTCTGA
- a CDS encoding acyl-CoA dehydrogenase family protein — MATSAAESHELPYADGDFFAFEQLLSGKEQDRLAEVRDFLAREVKPLAVDCWNRGEFPMDLVPKCADLDLVSPVRRQGYSNLFAGILHAEVTRADASIATFLGVHDGLFTGSIELLASQEQKDEWLPDIYALKKIGAFGLTEPLGGSDVAGGTRTTARRDGGNWILNGAKRWIGNATFSDWVVIYARDVADNQVKGFLVDTRLAGFSATKIENKISLRTVQNADIVLTDVVVPDHFKLANANSFRDVNKVLKATRLSVAWQAVGLQLAAFDVARRYAVERHQFGRPLASFQLIQDQLVRILGNTVSSMGMMVRLSQLEDEGTAKDEQSALAKAFATGRMRDSVALGRSILGGNGIVTDYEMAKIFADAEAIYSYEGTAEINTLVTGRAITGISAIV; from the coding sequence ATGGCAACCTCCGCAGCCGAGTCCCACGAGCTTCCCTACGCCGACGGCGACTTCTTCGCCTTCGAGCAGCTTCTGTCCGGCAAGGAACAGGACAGGCTTGCCGAGGTCCGCGATTTCCTGGCGCGCGAAGTCAAGCCCCTTGCGGTGGACTGCTGGAACCGGGGGGAGTTCCCCATGGACCTGGTGCCCAAGTGCGCCGACCTGGACCTGGTCAGCCCGGTCCGGCGGCAGGGATACTCCAACCTCTTCGCCGGCATACTGCACGCCGAGGTCACGCGCGCGGATGCCTCGATTGCCACCTTCCTGGGCGTGCACGACGGGCTCTTCACCGGATCCATCGAGCTGCTGGCATCCCAGGAGCAGAAGGACGAGTGGCTGCCGGACATCTACGCCTTGAAGAAGATCGGCGCCTTCGGCCTGACCGAGCCGCTGGGCGGCAGTGACGTGGCCGGCGGAACCCGCACCACGGCGCGCCGGGACGGCGGCAACTGGATCCTCAACGGGGCGAAGCGATGGATCGGCAACGCCACCTTCTCCGACTGGGTGGTCATCTATGCCCGCGACGTTGCCGACAACCAGGTCAAGGGCTTCCTGGTGGACACCAGGCTGGCTGGATTCAGCGCCACAAAGATCGAAAACAAGATCTCCCTGCGCACCGTCCAGAATGCCGACATCGTCCTCACGGACGTTGTAGTCCCGGACCACTTCAAACTGGCCAACGCCAACAGCTTCCGCGACGTCAACAAGGTACTCAAGGCCACCCGCCTGTCCGTTGCCTGGCAGGCCGTTGGGCTCCAGCTGGCCGCGTTCGACGTTGCCCGCCGCTATGCCGTGGAGCGGCACCAGTTCGGCCGGCCGCTTGCCTCCTTCCAGCTCATCCAAGACCAGCTGGTCCGGATCCTGGGCAATACCGTGAGCTCCATGGGCATGATGGTCCGCCTCTCCCAGCTGGAGGACGAAGGCACGGCCAAGGACGAACAGTCCGCCCTGGCCAAGGCTTTCGCCACGGGACGCATGCGGGACAGTGTGGCCCTGGGCCGCAGCATCCTGGGCGGCAACGGCATCGTGACCGACTATGAGATGGCCAAGATCTTCGCCGATGCCGAAGCCATCTACTCGTACGAGGGCACCGCCGAGATCAACACCCTGGTGACGGGCCGGGCCATCACCGGCATCTCAGCCATCGTCTAA
- a CDS encoding murein hydrolase activator EnvC family protein — MKPPVLLAALLLLPASVASPGPAFQYTAADGQPFRTPSTITREERTTAAAGVGARPSWRWPLSPRPRVLRGFDPPPKPWLSGHRGVDLDFAAGSQVVSPAAGTVSFVGVVVDRPVITIDHGGGLRSSFEPVDSTLVAGSTVAAGQVIGTAIPGHCPAAQCLHWGVREGEDYVNPLQFVLDLRPSILLPLPGPP, encoded by the coding sequence ATGAAACCACCAGTCCTCCTGGCCGCGCTCCTGCTGCTGCCGGCATCCGTGGCCTCCCCCGGTCCGGCCTTCCAGTACACCGCGGCCGACGGGCAGCCCTTCCGCACCCCGTCCACCATTACCCGGGAAGAAAGAACGACGGCGGCTGCCGGGGTGGGTGCCAGGCCTTCCTGGCGCTGGCCGCTGTCACCGCGTCCGCGGGTGTTGCGGGGCTTCGATCCCCCACCCAAGCCCTGGCTCAGCGGCCACCGCGGCGTGGACCTGGATTTCGCGGCAGGATCACAGGTTGTGTCACCGGCGGCCGGAACGGTCAGCTTCGTGGGAGTGGTGGTGGACCGCCCCGTGATCACCATCGACCATGGCGGCGGGCTGCGCAGCAGTTTCGAACCGGTGGACAGCACTCTGGTGGCGGGTTCCACCGTCGCGGCCGGCCAGGTGATCGGAACAGCCATCCCTGGGCACTGCCCCGCGGCGCAGTGCTTGCACTGGGGCGTGCGGGAAGGAGAGGACTACGTCAATCCCCTGCAGTTCGTCCTGGACCTTCGCCCGTCCATCCTGCTTCCACTGCCCGGGCCGCCATAG
- the rpsB gene encoding 30S ribosomal protein S2 — MPVVTMRQLLDSGVHFGHQTRRWNPKMKRFIFTERNGIYIIDLQQSLSYIDRAYEFVKATVAHGGTVLFVGTKKQAQEAIAEQATRVGQPYVNQRWLGGMLTNFQTVAKRIQRMKELEEIDFDDVAGSAYTKKELLLLKRELTKLESNLGGIRNLTKAPSVLWVVDTKKEHLAVDEAKKLNIPVVAILDTNCDPDEVDFPIPGNDDAIRSVNLLTRVVADAVAEGLIARNNRGTGTTEAPEEPLAEWERELLEGSKAEAAAAPAENAEAPAENAEAPAAAEAPAEDAK; from the coding sequence ATGCCCGTCGTAACCATGCGCCAGCTGCTTGACAGCGGCGTCCACTTTGGACACCAGACCCGCCGTTGGAACCCGAAGATGAAGCGCTTCATCTTCACCGAGCGCAACGGCATCTACATCATCGACCTGCAGCAGTCGCTGTCCTACATCGACCGCGCTTACGAGTTCGTCAAGGCCACTGTTGCCCACGGCGGCACCGTGCTCTTCGTCGGCACCAAGAAGCAGGCCCAGGAAGCAATTGCCGAGCAGGCAACCCGCGTGGGCCAGCCCTACGTCAACCAGCGCTGGCTCGGCGGTATGCTGACCAACTTCCAGACGGTCGCCAAGCGCATCCAGCGCATGAAGGAACTCGAAGAGATCGACTTCGACGACGTCGCCGGTTCCGCTTACACCAAGAAGGAACTGCTGCTCCTCAAGCGCGAGCTCACCAAGCTGGAGTCCAACCTGGGCGGTATCCGCAACCTGACCAAGGCACCCTCCGTGCTCTGGGTTGTCGACACCAAGAAGGAACACCTCGCCGTTGACGAGGCTAAGAAGCTGAACATCCCGGTTGTGGCCATCCTGGACACCAACTGCGATCCCGACGAAGTTGATTTCCCGATCCCGGGCAACGACGACGCCATCCGCTCCGTGAACCTCCTGACCCGCGTTGTTGCCGACGCCGTTGCCGAGGGCCTGATCGCCCGCAACAACCGCGGCACCGGCACCACCGAGGCTCCGGAAGAGCCGCTGGCCGAGTGGGAGCGCGAGCTCCTCGAAGGCAGCAAGGCAGAAGCCGCCGCCGCTCCGGCCGAGAACGCTGAAGCTCCGGCAGAGAACGCTGAAGCTCCGGCTGCCGCCGAGGCTCCCGCCGAAGACGCCAAGTAA
- the tsf gene encoding translation elongation factor Ts: protein MANYTAADIKALRERTGAGMMDVKKALDEANGDAEKAIEIIRIKGLKGATKREGRSTAEGLVAAKVSNGVGVMIEVNCETDFVAKADKFIQLADKVLAVAVESGAADLDTLLATDVDGKPLSEVVVEEGAILGEKVVVRRISRVEGATVDAYLHKTSKDLPAQVGVLFAVDGQGEAAATAAHDVAVHIAAMAPNYLTREDVPAELVESERRIAEETAKAEGKPEAALTKIVEGRVTGFYKGEVLVDQAFAKDAKKSVAQVLEEAGVKGTAFTRFRVGS, encoded by the coding sequence ATGGCGAACTACACTGCCGCGGACATCAAGGCCCTGCGCGAGCGCACCGGCGCCGGCATGATGGACGTCAAGAAGGCTCTTGACGAAGCCAACGGTGACGCCGAGAAGGCCATCGAGATCATCCGCATCAAGGGCCTCAAGGGCGCTACCAAGCGTGAAGGCCGCTCCACCGCTGAAGGCCTCGTGGCCGCAAAGGTGAGCAATGGCGTCGGCGTCATGATCGAGGTCAACTGCGAGACCGACTTCGTTGCCAAGGCTGACAAGTTCATCCAGCTGGCCGACAAGGTCCTGGCCGTAGCTGTCGAGTCCGGCGCTGCCGACCTTGACACCCTGCTGGCCACCGACGTTGACGGCAAGCCGCTCTCCGAGGTCGTCGTCGAAGAGGGCGCCATCCTGGGCGAGAAGGTTGTTGTCCGCCGCATCTCCCGCGTTGAGGGTGCCACGGTTGACGCTTACCTGCACAAGACCTCCAAGGACCTCCCGGCCCAGGTTGGCGTGCTGTTCGCAGTCGACGGTCAAGGCGAAGCCGCTGCCACCGCCGCCCACGACGTCGCCGTGCACATCGCCGCCATGGCTCCGAACTACCTCACCCGCGAGGACGTTCCGGCCGAGCTCGTTGAGTCCGAGCGCCGCATCGCCGAAGAGACCGCCAAGGCCGAGGGCAAGCCCGAAGCCGCCCTCACCAAGATTGTGGAAGGCCGCGTGACGGGCTTCTACAAGGGTGAGGTCCTGGTTGACCAGGCATTCGCCAAGGACGCCAAGAAGTCCGTGGCACAGGTCCTCGAAGAGGCCGGTGTCAAGGGAACCGCGTTCACGCGCTTCCGCGTCGGCTCCTAG